Proteins from a genomic interval of Chloroflexota bacterium:
- a CDS encoding PAS domain-containing protein, translated as MEQNQLQVNDYVRTVLDAIPAAIFVVDRRVQILDCNTAGLEMLGTSGKDNLPKLCGNALQCVHALESAGGCGTSPFCANCALRNAVRESIAGDRVIRRKTEMLLVRQGQPQEFHLLISTAPFEYKGQRLVLATLEDITELDALRRIVPICANCKRVRTDEEYWESVEAYVAKHSNLDFSHGICPDCARELYPDLFLGEGGRPPEPVRSQ; from the coding sequence ATGGAGCAAAACCAACTCCAGGTGAATGACTATGTCCGCACCGTCCTGGATGCCATTCCGGCGGCGATATTCGTCGTGGACAGGCGCGTGCAGATCTTGGATTGCAATACGGCCGGTCTGGAAATGCTGGGCACGTCGGGGAAAGACAACCTTCCCAAACTCTGCGGGAACGCGTTGCAGTGCGTCCATGCGCTGGAAAGTGCAGGGGGATGCGGCACAAGTCCGTTTTGCGCCAACTGCGCCCTGCGCAATGCGGTCAGGGAATCCATAGCGGGCGACCGCGTGATTCGGCGTAAGACCGAGATGTTGCTGGTGCGACAGGGCCAGCCGCAGGAATTTCACCTGCTCATCAGCACGGCGCCATTTGAGTACAAGGGGCAGCGGCTCGTCTTGGCGACGTTGGAGGACATCACCGAATTGGACGCGTTGCGCCGCATCGTGCCCATCTGCGCCAACTGCAAGCGTGTGCGCACCGATGAGGAGTACTGGGAGAGCGTAGAAGCCTACGTCGCCAAGCATTCCAATCTGGATTTCAGCCACGGCATTTGCCCTGACTGCGCCAGGGAGTTGTATCCCGATTTGTTCCTGGGCGAGGGCGGTCGGCCGCCGGAGCCTGTCCGTTCGCAATAG
- a CDS encoding glycosyltransferase — protein MTEGPSPTVSVIIPARNAAATLPACLDALRKQVGGPPDYEVIVVDDGSSDDTAAIAEAAGARVERTAHGGAAAARNHGVAVARGSLLLFTDADCEPTPNWMARMVAPFADASVAGARGVYRTRQRSLVARFVQLEYEDKYRLLKPLQDIDFVDTYSAAYRRDAFVQGGGFDPSVRFVEDQDFSFRLANQGYRLVFVPDAIVYHRHADSLRAYARKKYYIGFWKARIVQAHPNKLARDTHTPPSQRAQVALFYLALALCVPAAAGLVSFWWPGAAALALTATTLPFAWRAARKDFPVAVASPALLWVRTAALGVGLAVGMVRFLPGRLWRR, from the coding sequence ATGACCGAAGGCCCATCGCCAACGGTTTCCGTCATCATTCCGGCCCGCAACGCGGCGGCCACGCTGCCCGCCTGCCTGGATGCCTTGCGCAAACAGGTGGGAGGTCCGCCCGACTATGAGGTCATCGTGGTGGACGACGGCTCCAGCGACGACACGGCCGCCATCGCCGAGGCGGCAGGGGCGCGGGTAGAGCGCACGGCGCACGGGGGGGCTGCCGCCGCCCGCAATCACGGTGTGGCCGTGGCGCGCGGGTCGCTGCTGCTGTTCACCGACGCCGACTGCGAGCCGACGCCCAATTGGATGGCGCGCATGGTCGCGCCTTTTGCGGATGCGTCGGTCGCGGGGGCGCGGGGCGTGTACCGCACGCGCCAACGTTCGCTCGTGGCGCGCTTCGTCCAACTGGAATACGAGGACAAGTATCGGCTGCTGAAGCCGCTTCAGGACATTGACTTTGTGGACACCTACTCTGCCGCCTACCGCCGCGACGCGTTCGTGCAGGGCGGCGGGTTTGACCCTTCCGTGCGGTTCGTGGAGGATCAGGATTTCTCGTTCCGCCTGGCCAATCAGGGATACCGCCTGGTGTTCGTGCCCGATGCCATCGTCTATCACCGCCACGCCGACTCGCTGCGCGCTTACGCGCGGAAGAAGTACTACATCGGGTTCTGGAAGGCGCGGATTGTGCAGGCCCACCCCAACAAACTCGCCCGCGACACCCATACGCCACCGTCCCAGCGCGCCCAGGTGGCGTTGTTCTACCTGGCGTTGGCGTTGTGCGTGCCTGCGGCGGCGGGGCTGGTATCCTTCTGGTGGCCTGGGGCGGCGGCGCTGGCGCTGACGGCCACGACCCTGCCGTTTGCGTGGCGGGCGGCCCGCAAGGACTTCCCCGTGGCTGTGGCGTCGCCGGCGCTCCTCTGGGTGCGCACGGCGGCGCTGGGCGTGGGGCTGGCCGTGGGGATGGTGCGATTCCTGCCGGGGAGGCTGTGGCGGAGATGA
- a CDS encoding DUF2723 domain-containing protein, with product MRRGSSGLSSPRGARAAEMLVFATPLVVYVATLPVGLTWAHEGADGGDLIAAARTLGIPHPPGYPLYTLLARLFLLVGWGTPAHRVALLSAVAGAGAAWALFRLCLALVGLSRWPLALSASLMWAFAPIPWGQAVIAEVYALGGLLAMGLLAALLHWRNTASRGAWRAAWLLFGLGMAHHPLIAACLVPAGVWAWQQRRRADGRSWGEAVGLAALGLALYIYLPLRAAASPPINWGEPRTLAGFWWVVSAAPYRPYVFGLPLGEWPSRVGAWASLLLGQFKVWGVALGLWGALALHERDKAASWGLLGLFGLITVYAIGYDTTDSFVYLLPALAVFAVWIAAGLGDIAERVAARRAGLTRAAQVGLVAALVAMPVLSLGMNWAACDLRGDREAQAYVDASLAALPTDALVLADGDRQTFALWYARWALDGAFCGEVLSVPLLRLDWYRAQVLRRNPHLVLPDANLPQEAFLAQLIGGNVDDRPIFVTANYLAPGGWRVEPAGPLLRVSR from the coding sequence ATGAGACGCGGTTCCAGCGGCCTATCCTCACCCCGTGGCGCGCGCGCGGCAGAGATGCTGGTCTTCGCGACTCCGCTGGTCGTTTATGTGGCCACGCTGCCGGTGGGATTGACGTGGGCGCACGAGGGAGCCGATGGCGGGGACCTGATCGCCGCGGCCCGCACGCTGGGCATCCCCCATCCGCCAGGGTATCCGCTGTACACGCTCCTGGCGCGGCTGTTCCTGCTGGTGGGCTGGGGCACGCCGGCGCACCGCGTGGCGCTCCTGTCGGCGGTGGCAGGCGCGGGGGCGGCCTGGGCGCTGTTCCGGTTGTGCCTGGCGCTGGTCGGCCTGTCGCGCTGGCCGCTGGCCCTGTCGGCCTCGCTGATGTGGGCCTTCGCGCCCATCCCGTGGGGCCAGGCGGTCATCGCCGAGGTGTACGCCCTGGGTGGGCTGTTGGCCATGGGGCTTCTGGCCGCATTGCTCCATTGGCGCAACACGGCGAGCAGAGGAGCATGGCGGGCCGCGTGGCTGCTGTTCGGGTTGGGCATGGCCCATCATCCGCTCATCGCCGCGTGCCTTGTTCCCGCGGGCGTGTGGGCGTGGCAGCAACGCCGCCGCGCCGACGGGCGCAGTTGGGGCGAGGCGGTTGGGCTGGCGGCGCTGGGCCTGGCCTTGTACATCTACCTCCCGCTGCGGGCGGCGGCGTCTCCGCCCATCAACTGGGGCGAGCCGCGCACCCTGGCGGGGTTCTGGTGGGTAGTGTCGGCCGCGCCATATCGGCCGTATGTGTTCGGCTTGCCGCTCGGGGAGTGGCCATCTCGCGTGGGCGCGTGGGCTTCGCTCCTGTTGGGCCAGTTCAAGGTGTGGGGCGTTGCGCTGGGGCTGTGGGGGGCGCTGGCCCTTCACGAGCGGGACAAGGCCGCGTCGTGGGGGCTGCTGGGGCTGTTCGGCCTCATCACGGTGTACGCCATCGGGTACGATACGACGGACTCCTTTGTGTACCTGCTGCCGGCGCTGGCCGTGTTTGCGGTCTGGATCGCGGCGGGCCTGGGGGACATCGCGGAGCGCGTCGCGGCGCGAAGGGCGGGCCTGACTCGCGCGGCGCAGGTGGGCCTCGTGGCCGCGCTGGTGGCGATGCCTGTGCTCTCCCTGGGCATGAACTGGGCGGCGTGCGACCTGCGCGGCGACCGCGAGGCCCAGGCGTATGTGGACGCGTCGCTGGCGGCGCTGCCCACGGACGCCCTGGTCCTGGCCGACGGCGACCGCCAGACCTTCGCCCTGTGGTATGCCCGCTGGGCGCTGGACGGCGCATTTTGCGGCGAGGTTCTATCCGTCCCCCTGTTGCGGTTGGACTGGTACCGGGCGCAGGTGCTGCGTCGCAATCCCCATCTGGTTCTGCCCGACGCGAACCTGCCGCAGGAAGCGTTCCTGGCCCAACTTATCGGCGGGAACGTGGATGACCGCCCGATTTTCGTTACCGCGAACTACCTTGCGCCTGGGGGCTGGAGGGTGGAGCCTGCCGGGCCTCTGTTGAGGGTGAGCCGATGA
- a CDS encoding radical SAM protein: MGRPRLQTLILEMTQDCDHACLYCYNPWRRPGARPAPARTQPDATALLAHVLAQVDCSHVTLTGGEPLLCEDLEETVGFLTRRGVRVNVITNGHRLTDARAAELIQRGVSLFAVPLLSHRRETHDALCGTEGAFDAALAALARIRAHRGTAAVAFVATRLNIADLRDTLRLAFAFGARGVQINRFNPGGRGAAHLDLLPTLEQVRDALGVADALAAELGISVAVSIPIQPCLVALDAYPHLNFGFCAAGTERAYYTLDRAGNVRPCNHSATVLGNVWERPFADIIGGEAMAAFAAATPAFCQPCPLRDTCQGGCKAAAEACYGDLRAEEPFLRANIGAARRLP, from the coding sequence ATGGGCAGGCCCCGTCTTCAGACCCTCATCCTGGAAATGACCCAGGACTGCGACCATGCGTGCCTGTACTGCTACAACCCGTGGAGGCGCCCAGGCGCGCGGCCCGCTCCCGCCCGAACCCAACCTGACGCGACCGCGCTCCTGGCCCATGTGCTGGCCCAGGTTGACTGCAGCCACGTAACCCTCACGGGCGGCGAGCCGCTCCTGTGCGAGGACCTGGAAGAGACGGTGGGCTTCCTTACGCGGCGGGGCGTGCGCGTCAACGTCATCACCAACGGCCACCGTCTGACAGACGCCCGCGCCGCCGAACTCATCCAGCGCGGCGTGAGCCTGTTCGCCGTGCCCCTGCTCAGCCATCGCCGCGAGACGCACGACGCCCTGTGCGGCACCGAAGGCGCTTTTGACGCCGCGCTGGCCGCCCTGGCCCGCATCCGCGCCCATCGCGGCACCGCCGCCGTCGCCTTCGTCGCCACCCGCCTCAACATCGCCGACCTGCGCGATACCCTGCGGCTGGCCTTCGCCTTTGGCGCGCGGGGCGTGCAGATCAACCGCTTCAACCCAGGCGGGCGCGGCGCGGCCCACCTGGACTTGCTCCCCACGCTGGAACAGGTGCGGGATGCCCTCGGCGTCGCCGATGCCCTGGCCGCCGAACTGGGCATCTCCGTGGCGGTCTCCATCCCCATCCAGCCGTGCCTAGTGGCCCTGGACGCCTATCCCCACTTGAACTTCGGCTTCTGCGCGGCCGGCACAGAGCGCGCCTACTACACCCTGGACCGCGCCGGCAACGTCCGCCCGTGCAACCACAGCGCGACGGTGCTGGGGAACGTGTGGGAGCGCCCTTTCGCGGACATCATCGGCGGCGAGGCGATGGCAGCCTTCGCTGCGGCGACTCCGGCGTTCTGCCAGCCGTGCCCCCTGCGCGACACATGCCAGGGCGGGTGCAAGGCCGCCGCCGAGGCGTGCTACGGCGACCTGCGCGCCGAGGAGCCCTTCCTGCGCGCCAACATCGGGGCGGCGCGGCGGTTGCCGTAG